The proteins below come from a single Roseiflexus sp. RS-1 genomic window:
- a CDS encoding transglycosylase domain-containing protein → MDNIRRNRRSRLLAGRRLPGRAPLTPGMLRRGRAVETEMRFGGILARLMLAFLALAGVVALGVAGTAYSAYSDLAASLKPRLAAIENRESFETTRLYDRNGQLLYEFFGAGKRTRVPLDQISTYLISATVAIEDRTFFENRGVDYLGIARTLFSSLQAGEETGGASTITQQLIKNVVLSDEERRYENRYQRKLIEIILAQELSEQYSKNDILELYLNEIYYGNLAYGVEAAANVYFDIPAKDLNLPQAALLAGLPQLPGVYDPFNYLDGGVLKGVRLEDGWLSPAYRLPTGTPPPKWRQVAVLRQMVDEGMITDQVARRAAAVDLRFASQEVPLNAPHFVFYVRRLLEEEYGPQFANMGLSIYTTIDLDLQRMAQEKAAERIQELEARNIHNAAVVILQPNTGQILAMVGSIDYNRTIPTKTPGETGNVLDGQVNVAVRERQPGSALKPFTYLAAMERGMTPETVIWDVPTKFPLLAGMNEWYEPQNYNGRWNGPVRMRAALANSLNMPAVKALKFAGIDQTIGLLRRAGITTLRRGSGFYGLALTLGGGEVTPLELTAAYNTLASGGRYYPPVAILKVVDANGRTLQEFRPTIRPQTLNPDHVAIITDILSDDAARAPVWGLNSKLKLSRPAAVKTGTSNDWRDAWAVGYTPYVTVGVWTGNNNNEPTKKVESLTGGGVIWHNIMEELFANPKFQRLLAEPYPDGRLPIDFTKPSWLVRRPICPLPGPYNAYREELFAPDMLASNAIPVSDTTQLCQNIFTEVPVVQLSDSPIEATALITDTAIAGQWYCTPGEDQRIAPDQVTTILAWNVPPPDPDEQIVYTWEGMSNTLGNRTVAPIVAAAIPACTADMLIPSTPPTPGAVRMPDLRRFGENQAKEQLAALGIFNVYVDYQTRDRIPDVYDEYAPYAVVSTLPAPGEWIDPNATVVLGVRAP, encoded by the coding sequence ATGGACAACATTCGACGCAATCGGCGCAGTCGTTTACTGGCAGGCAGGCGACTGCCGGGACGTGCGCCGCTGACGCCGGGCATGTTGCGGCGCGGGCGCGCAGTCGAAACAGAGATGCGTTTTGGCGGGATACTGGCGCGCCTTATGCTGGCATTCCTGGCGCTGGCAGGCGTGGTAGCGCTGGGTGTCGCCGGAACAGCCTACAGCGCCTACAGCGATCTGGCGGCATCGCTCAAGCCGCGACTGGCAGCGATCGAAAACCGTGAAAGTTTCGAGACGACGCGGTTGTACGACCGTAACGGTCAACTCCTCTACGAATTCTTCGGCGCCGGGAAGCGCACCCGCGTTCCGCTCGATCAGATATCGACCTACCTGATCAGCGCGACGGTTGCCATCGAAGATCGCACCTTTTTCGAGAATCGCGGCGTGGATTATCTGGGCATTGCACGCACGCTGTTCTCCAGTCTGCAAGCCGGTGAAGAGACCGGCGGCGCTTCGACGATTACGCAACAACTGATCAAAAACGTTGTGCTCAGTGATGAAGAGCGACGGTACGAGAACAGGTATCAACGGAAACTGATCGAGATAATTCTGGCGCAGGAACTTTCGGAGCAGTATTCGAAGAACGATATCCTCGAGTTGTACCTGAACGAAATCTACTACGGCAATCTGGCGTATGGCGTCGAAGCGGCTGCCAATGTCTATTTCGACATCCCGGCGAAAGATTTGAATCTGCCGCAGGCGGCATTGCTGGCAGGGTTGCCGCAGTTGCCCGGCGTCTACGATCCGTTCAACTATCTTGATGGCGGCGTACTCAAGGGGGTTCGCCTGGAGGATGGCTGGCTGAGTCCGGCGTATCGGCTGCCGACCGGAACGCCGCCGCCCAAGTGGCGGCAGGTTGCTGTGCTGCGGCAGATGGTGGACGAAGGGATGATCACCGATCAGGTGGCGCGTCGTGCTGCAGCCGTCGATCTGCGATTCGCCAGCCAGGAAGTGCCGCTCAACGCCCCACACTTCGTTTTCTACGTTCGTCGTCTGCTGGAAGAGGAGTACGGACCGCAGTTCGCCAATATGGGTCTGTCGATCTACACGACGATTGACCTGGATCTGCAACGCATGGCGCAGGAGAAGGCCGCCGAACGCATCCAGGAACTCGAAGCGCGCAATATCCACAATGCGGCGGTCGTTATTCTTCAACCGAACACGGGCCAGATCCTGGCGATGGTCGGCAGCATCGATTACAACAGGACGATCCCGACGAAAACGCCGGGTGAAACCGGCAATGTGCTCGATGGTCAGGTGAACGTTGCGGTGCGCGAGCGTCAGCCAGGATCGGCGCTGAAGCCGTTTACCTATCTGGCGGCGATGGAACGCGGTATGACCCCGGAAACCGTGATTTGGGACGTGCCGACGAAGTTTCCTTTGCTGGCCGGGATGAATGAGTGGTACGAGCCGCAGAACTACAATGGTCGCTGGAACGGACCGGTGCGCATGCGCGCGGCGCTTGCCAACTCGCTGAATATGCCAGCGGTCAAAGCGTTGAAGTTTGCCGGCATCGACCAGACGATTGGATTGTTGCGCCGCGCCGGTATCACCACCCTGCGGCGTGGCAGCGGCTTTTACGGGCTGGCGCTGACCCTGGGCGGCGGCGAAGTGACGCCGCTGGAATTAACCGCTGCCTACAATACGCTGGCGAGCGGTGGACGGTACTATCCACCGGTCGCCATTCTCAAAGTCGTCGATGCAAACGGACGAACGCTCCAGGAGTTTCGCCCGACGATCCGCCCGCAGACGCTCAATCCGGATCATGTGGCGATTATTACCGACATACTGAGTGACGACGCAGCGCGCGCGCCAGTCTGGGGATTGAACAGCAAATTGAAACTCTCGCGTCCGGCTGCGGTCAAGACCGGAACGTCAAACGACTGGCGCGACGCCTGGGCGGTGGGCTACACGCCGTATGTGACCGTCGGCGTGTGGACCGGCAATAACAACAATGAACCGACGAAAAAAGTCGAAAGCCTGACCGGTGGCGGGGTCATCTGGCACAACATTATGGAGGAGTTGTTTGCCAATCCAAAGTTCCAGCGGTTGCTCGCCGAGCCGTATCCCGATGGACGGCTGCCGATCGACTTCACGAAACCTTCGTGGCTGGTGCGCCGACCGATCTGTCCGTTGCCTGGACCGTACAATGCCTACCGCGAAGAACTGTTCGCACCAGACATGCTCGCATCGAACGCGATCCCTGTCTCTGATACGACTCAACTCTGCCAGAACATTTTTACCGAGGTTCCGGTGGTGCAGTTGAGCGACAGCCCGATCGAGGCGACCGCCCTGATCACTGACACTGCGATTGCCGGGCAATGGTACTGCACACCTGGGGAAGATCAGAGGATTGCGCCGGATCAGGTGACGACGATCCTGGCGTGGAACGTGCCGCCGCCCGACCCGGACGAACAGATCGTCTATACCTGGGAAGGTATGAGCAACACGCTCGGCAACCGAACCGTTGCACCGATCGTCGCCGCAGCTATTCCTGCCTGCACGGCAGATATGCTGATCCCCTCCACACCGCCGACTCCCGGAGCGGTGCGGATGCCGGATCTGCGGCGCTTTGGCGAAAATCAGGCAAAAGAGCAACTGGCAGCGCTCGGTATTTTCAATGTCTACGTCGATTACCAGACGCGCGACCGCATTCCTGATGTGTACGATGAGTATGCTCCCTATGCCGTGGTCAGCACACTGCCTGCGCCCGGTGAATGGATCGACCCGAATGCGACTGTCGTGCTGGGAGTGCGCGCGCCGTAA
- a CDS encoding glucosaminidase domain-containing protein, giving the protein MFSEQTPILGRPTAGVAQIAAFILARPHGEYTTHDIEAVIVPVYWQLCAEVGIDPTLAVAQMIHETGNLTSFWAARPQRNPAGIGVTGQKQATPPPDTNGWAFNPQRQQWEAGVSFATWEHDAIPAHVGRLLAYALPIGAENPVQRAAIERALRYRALPARMRGSAPILKQLGRVHNPTGQGWASPGIDYGAKIAAIATRIVTGR; this is encoded by the coding sequence ATGTTCAGCGAACAAACGCCAATTCTGGGCAGACCTACCGCCGGTGTCGCCCAAATCGCTGCTTTCATCCTGGCACGACCGCATGGCGAATACACCACCCACGATATTGAAGCGGTCATCGTGCCGGTCTACTGGCAACTCTGTGCAGAAGTCGGAATCGATCCAACGCTGGCGGTGGCGCAGATGATCCACGAAACCGGCAACCTGACCAGTTTCTGGGCGGCGCGTCCGCAGCGCAACCCGGCAGGAATTGGCGTTACCGGTCAAAAGCAGGCGACCCCGCCGCCAGACACGAACGGTTGGGCGTTCAATCCACAACGGCAACAGTGGGAAGCGGGCGTCAGCTTCGCCACCTGGGAGCACGACGCGATACCGGCGCATGTCGGGCGGTTGCTGGCGTATGCGCTGCCCATCGGCGCCGAGAACCCGGTGCAACGCGCCGCCATTGAACGTGCCTTGCGCTACCGGGCGCTGCCAGCGCGCATGCGCGGCTCAGCGCCGATCCTTAAACAACTCGGCAGGGTGCATAACCCCACCGGACAGGGATGGGCGAGTCCAGGCATCGATTATGGGGCAAAGATTGCGGCAATTGCCACCCGCATCGTCACCGGCAGGTAG
- a CDS encoding DUF433 domain-containing protein has protein sequence MVGKPVIKGTRLTVEYVLRLLAHGATVAEILEEYQDLTPEDIQACLLFASTSLANTVFLPLKAGSFCASR, from the coding sequence ATGGTTGGCAAGCCGGTTATCAAGGGAACACGTTTGACCGTGGAATATGTTCTTCGTTTGCTGGCTCATGGCGCGACAGTTGCAGAGATTCTTGAAGAATACCAGGATCTGACGCCTGAAGATATTCAAGCGTGCCTGCTGTTTGCCTCAACGTCTCTGGCGAACACCGTGTTTCTGCCGTTGAAGGCAGGTTCGTTTTGCGCGTCCAGATGA